In Bacteroides cellulosilyticus, the genomic stretch ATGTACGTATATAAAAAAGGGAGACTTTTTTCAAAATCTCCCTTTTTTTGCTTTCATGAAGCAGAATTATTTCTTTTTACGGTCACCGTAGCGGCTCATGAACTTATCAACGCGACCAGCTGTATCCACCAATGTAGATTTACCAGTATAGAACGGGTGAGAAGTGTTAGAGATTTCCATCTTTACCAACGGATAAGTTTCACCTTCAAACTCGATGGTTTCTTTCGTATTTACGGTTGAACGAGACAAGAACATGTCACCATTAGACATATCTTTGAATACTACCGGACGGTAATTTTCAGGATGAATACCTTTTTTCATTTCAATATTTGTTTTTTTAATTATTATATTCGGTTACTATTTTGGTAATAAATAGTGTAATGGTCTTATTTTTCAGAGCGCAAAGATAGTGCAAGTCGCAGATAATACAAAATAAATTCTGATTTATTTTTGCTTAAGGTGCAGTCTACCTTTGTTTAAAGGCAGTGTATTTCTCTGAATTAGAAAAAAGTTCCCTCAAAAAATAGGTTTATCGCTTTTTATTTCAGATTTTTGCATGGTATTTTAATTTATATTCAGCATGAAGAAGCTACTTTTCTTAATTTCCCTATGGCTCTGCGTCACTACGGCAGGTGCCCAGCAGAACGAGCGGGATCTGTATAGTGTTGCGTTTTATAATCTTGAGAACCTGTTTGATACGATTCATGATGCAGGTAAGAACGACCTTGAATTTTTGCCTTCCGGCAGTTATGTATGGACGGCTGAGAAGTATGAGGCCAAGTTGAAGAACCTTGCCAAAGTCCTGAGTGAAGTGTCGCGCGATCGCGTACCGGGAGGACCCGCCGTTATCGGTGTAGCCGAAGCTGAAAACAACCGGGTACTGACAGATTTGGTAAGCCAGCCGGCTATATCCAACTATAAATTCGTGCATTACGAAGGTCCGGATAAACGGGGCATTGATTGCGCTTTGCTTTATGATCCGGAACAATTCACTGTTACCAATTCCAAACTGGTGCTTTCCACTCCTTTTGAGGGAGACACTGTGCACCTGACGCGTGGCTTCCTTATTGTAGACGGACAGATGGCAGGCGAACGCGTTTGTTTCATCGTCAATCACTGGCCTTCCCGTGGAGCTAAGTCTCCGGTGCGTGTACATGCAGCCAAGCAGGTACGGGCATTGACAGACTCCCTGATGCGTACGGACAAGAAACTGAAGCTGATAGTCATGGGGGATATGAACGACGATCCTATGGACGAAAGCATGGCGACACTGGGTGCACGCAAGTATGCGAAGCAGGTGAAAAAAGGCGAATTCTATAATCCCTGGTGGGAAACCCTTGAAGATAAAGGTGTGGGAACATTGCTCTATCGTGGCAAGTGGAACTTGTTCGACCAGATTGTAGTCTCCCGTCCTTTGCTGAAAGCCAAGAAAGGTTTGAAGTACGATCATAATGAAGTCTTTATCCGTGAGTATCTTTTTCAGCAGGATGGCAAGTACAAAGGCTCTCCCTTGCGCACGCACGGCGGACGTGTTTGGTTGAATGGCTACAGCGACCATTTACCCACTATCATTTATTTGAAAAAGTAATATATAATAATGTGTAAACGAAGACCGGGAAGCTAAACTTGCTTTCCGTTTTTTTTGTTATCTATATAAAGGTATGCAGAAGAGGCTGATAAAGGCTACAGATGAAAAGAGTTTGTAACATAGAGATTACAATATTCTGTTAAAATCATCCAATAGCTTTAAAATAGAATTGTTTCAATAGGGATAATACGATAATTTATTCCCAACCTGTTCTTCCATTTGAAGGATAATGCTTACTTTTGCGTAGAATTTTTATTCACTAACAATAAACTTTAAACAAAATGATTAATTACAAAGATTTAGGGCTCGTAAACACAAGAGAAATGTTTGCGAAAGCTATTAAAGGTGGATATGCTATCCCGGCTTTCAACTTTAATAATATGGAACAGTTGCAGGCTATTGTAAAGGCTGCTGTTGAAACCAAATCTCCGGTAATCCTCCAGGTATCTAAAGGTGCTCGCCAATATGCTAACCAGACATTGTTGCGTTACATGGCAGAAGGTGCTGTAGAATATGCAAAGGAACTGGGTTGCAAACACCCTGAAATCGTTCTTCACCTCGACCACGGAGATACATTCGAAACTTGCAAGTCTTGTATCGATATGGGCTTCTCTTCAGTTATGATCGACGGTTCTCACCTGCCTTACGAAGAAAACGTTGCTTTGACGAAGAAGGTAGTTGACTACGCTCATCAATTTGATGTAACTGTAGAAGGCGAACTTGGTGTATTGGCTGGTGTAGAAGACGAAGTTTCTGCTGAACATCATACTTATACTGACCCTGAAGAAGTAATCGACTTTGCTACTCGCACAGGTTGTGACTCTTTGGCTATTTCTATCGGTACTTCTCACGGTGCATACAAGTTCAAACCCGAACAATGCCACGTAGATCCGAAGACTGGTCGTTTGGTACCTCCTCCTTTGGCATTCGAAGTATTGGATGCTGTAATGGAGAAACTTCCGGGATTCCCCATCGTACTGCACGGATCTTCTTCAGTTCCTCAGGAAGAAGTTGAAACTATCAACAAGTTTGGTGGCAAGCTGGAAGCAGCTATCGGTATTCCTGAAGAAGAACTGCGTAAGGCTGCTAAGTCTGCAGTTTGCAAGATCAACATCGACTCAGACTCTCGTCTGGCTATGACTGCTGCTATCCGTAAGGTATTCGCAGAAAAACCGGCTGAGTTTGACCCGCGTAAGTATCTTGGCCCGGCTCGTGACAACATGGAAAAGATGTACATGCA encodes the following:
- a CDS encoding type B 50S ribosomal protein L31: MKKGIHPENYRPVVFKDMSNGDMFLSRSTVNTKETIEFEGETYPLVKMEISNTSHPFYTGKSTLVDTAGRVDKFMSRYGDRKKK
- a CDS encoding endonuclease/exonuclease/phosphatase family protein, encoding MKKLLFLISLWLCVTTAGAQQNERDLYSVAFYNLENLFDTIHDAGKNDLEFLPSGSYVWTAEKYEAKLKNLAKVLSEVSRDRVPGGPAVIGVAEAENNRVLTDLVSQPAISNYKFVHYEGPDKRGIDCALLYDPEQFTVTNSKLVLSTPFEGDTVHLTRGFLIVDGQMAGERVCFIVNHWPSRGAKSPVRVHAAKQVRALTDSLMRTDKKLKLIVMGDMNDDPMDESMATLGARKYAKQVKKGEFYNPWWETLEDKGVGTLLYRGKWNLFDQIVVSRPLLKAKKGLKYDHNEVFIREYLFQQDGKYKGSPLRTHGGRVWLNGYSDHLPTIIYLKK
- a CDS encoding class II fructose-bisphosphate aldolase; translation: MINYKDLGLVNTREMFAKAIKGGYAIPAFNFNNMEQLQAIVKAAVETKSPVILQVSKGARQYANQTLLRYMAEGAVEYAKELGCKHPEIVLHLDHGDTFETCKSCIDMGFSSVMIDGSHLPYEENVALTKKVVDYAHQFDVTVEGELGVLAGVEDEVSAEHHTYTDPEEVIDFATRTGCDSLAISIGTSHGAYKFKPEQCHVDPKTGRLVPPPLAFEVLDAVMEKLPGFPIVLHGSSSVPQEEVETINKFGGKLEAAIGIPEEELRKAAKSAVCKINIDSDSRLAMTAAIRKVFAEKPAEFDPRKYLGPARDNMEKMYMHKIINVLGSDGKLAE